A genomic region of Pseudomonadota bacterium contains the following coding sequences:
- a CDS encoding DUF6132 family protein: MLMRYIIGAVVGAVIGGIIGYFGKCSGST; the protein is encoded by the coding sequence ATGTTGATGAGATATATTATCGGCGCGGTTGTCGGGGCGGTGATCGGTGGGATTATTGGTTATTTCGGTAAATGTTCCGGCAGTACCTGA